In Deinococcus aquiradiocola, one genomic interval encodes:
- the allB gene encoding allantoinase AllB, translating into MFDLIVRGGQVVTPQGVQRLDLGVEGGVLYAVSPDLAGTARQEVDASGLHVLPGGVDVHVHFNEPGRADWEGLQTGSSALLAGGGTTFADMPLNSDPPLLDRATFAAKLAAAGRASHADFALWGGLTPVNLEHLPELAEAGVLGFKAFMSGSGIREFPAAHGDVLHEGMRAAAALGLPVAVHAESDALTAQLQAALDGPGASWREYLQSRPVRAELDAIREALVLARETGCRLHVVHVSSGEGAALIAQARAEGVDVTAETCPHYLSFTEDDLLRVGAALKCAPPLRSAQVRDELWAAVLDGRIDTVGSDHSPCSPDLKTAPNPFRVWGGVAGVQSTLQAMLTHGEERGLTLPRLTQLLSSAPARRFRLAGKGELTAGMDADFALVDVEARAELRREALLNRWPQTSPYLGGTYRGQVREVWLRGERVFAQGQVLGAARGRLVRPA; encoded by the coding sequence ATGTTTGACCTCATCGTGCGTGGTGGACAGGTGGTGACGCCCCAGGGCGTGCAGCGGCTCGATCTGGGCGTGGAGGGCGGCGTGCTGTACGCCGTCTCGCCGGACCTCGCGGGGACGGCGCGGCAGGAGGTGGACGCGTCCGGGCTGCACGTCCTGCCGGGCGGGGTGGACGTGCACGTGCACTTCAACGAACCGGGCCGCGCGGACTGGGAGGGCCTGCAGACCGGGTCGTCGGCGCTGCTGGCAGGCGGCGGGACGACCTTCGCGGACATGCCGCTCAACAGCGACCCGCCGCTGCTGGACCGCGCGACCTTCGCCGCGAAGCTCGCGGCGGCGGGCCGGGCGTCGCACGCGGATTTCGCGCTGTGGGGCGGGTTGACGCCCGTGAACCTGGAGCACCTGCCGGAACTGGCGGAGGCGGGCGTGCTGGGCTTCAAGGCCTTCATGAGCGGGAGCGGCATCCGGGAGTTCCCGGCGGCGCACGGCGACGTGCTGCACGAGGGCATGCGCGCGGCGGCCGCGCTGGGCCTGCCGGTCGCGGTGCACGCCGAGTCGGACGCACTCACGGCGCAGCTGCAGGCGGCGCTGGACGGGCCGGGCGCGTCGTGGCGCGAGTACCTGCAGAGCCGCCCCGTGCGGGCCGAGCTGGACGCCATCCGGGAGGCGCTCGTGCTGGCACGCGAGACGGGCTGCCGCCTGCACGTGGTGCACGTGAGCAGCGGCGAGGGCGCGGCCCTGATCGCGCAGGCACGCGCGGAGGGCGTGGACGTGACGGCCGAGACCTGCCCGCACTACCTGAGCTTCACCGAGGACGACCTGCTGCGCGTGGGAGCGGCCCTGAAGTGCGCGCCGCCGCTGCGTTCCGCGCAGGTGCGGGACGAACTGTGGGCGGCGGTGCTGGACGGGCGCATCGACACGGTGGGATCGGACCACTCGCCGTGCAGCCCGGACCTGAAGACCGCCCCGAATCCCTTCCGGGTGTGGGGCGGCGTCGCGGGCGTGCAGAGCACACTGCAGGCCATGCTGACGCACGGCGAGGAGCGCGGCCTGACGCTGCCGCGCCTGACGCAGCTGCTGTCGTCCGCTCCGGCGCGGCGCTTCCGGCTGGCCGGGAAGGGGGAACTGACGGCCGGGATGGACGCGGATTTTGCGCTGGTGGACGTGGAGGCCCGCGCGGAGCTGCGGCGGGAGGCGCTGCTCAACCGCTGGCCGCAGACGAGTCCGTACCTGGGCGGAACGTACCGGGGGCAGGTGCGGGAGGTGTGGCTGCGCGGCGAGCGGGTCTTCGCGCAGGGGCAGGTGCTGGGGGCGGCGCGGGGGCGGCTGGTGCGGCCCGCGTAG